From the genome of Metallibacterium scheffleri:
GTTCCAGCGTAATCGAGGTGTCAGTCATCGGCTCACAGCCAGTAGGGGATGCGCTTGTGGTAGCGCCCGGTCAGCGCCAGGGCGAACACCCAGCCGACAACGGTCATGCCCAGCGCAACTTCCCAGGTGAGCGGTGTGGGCCATTCGCCCAGCAGCGGTTGGCGCGCCAGGTCGATCAAGTAGGCGAACGGATTTAAGGTCACGATCCACTCGTGTTTTTTCAGCGCGCTGGCCGCGAACATGATCGGGGTGACGAAGTACATCATCTGCATGAATGCCGTCACGATCTGCGGCAGGTCGCGGAAACGCGCCGAGAACAGGCCAACCACCATCGCCATCCACACGGCATTGAGCAACAGCACGATGAGACCGAGCAGGAACAGGGGCAGGGTCTCCCAGCTCTTGACGCCGTAGATGCCCAGCACGAGCAGCACGATCACGAAGTTGTGCAGAAAGATGATGAAGTTGCGCCACATCGCCTGGAACAGGTAGATCAAGCGCGGCGTGTGCACCTGGCGGATGTACTGTGCGCTGTTGATGTAGGCATTGCAGCCTTCGGTGATGATCGTGGCCATCAGCGTCCACGTCACCATGCCGGTCGACAGCATGGGCAGGTAGGTGTCCATGTTCTGACCCAGCAGTGCGCCGAACACCAGTCCGATCGCGCCAATCACCACGCCCATGCTGATGGTCAACCAGAACGGCCCCAGCTTGGAGCGCGCGTAACGTTGGCGGATCTCGATCCAGCCCAGCAGGCTCCACAGCCGCCAGGCTTTGATGCTGGCTTTGAGGTCAGCGGTGGCGATGCCTAGAGCGGCCATTGCGGTCCGATTGGGTCGAAGACGCGACATGATAGTTGACTCGGCCGCATCCGTAGCCAGAGCGGCTGCTGGGCTGCGTTTGCTGTTCATGGGCGACACGGACCTGCTGGTCGATTGGACTGGATACTTGATCGATGATCAGTTCGGATCACACGCGCGCCGCGCGCGCCTTGTCCACAGCGCGCGCTGGATTTCCTGTGGACAAGCTGATGATGAAGCCCGCCGGAGCCTTGCCGCGCCTGCCGCGCGCGACGCATTGAGCAAGCTTTGGCCACGTGCGTGGAGTGTGCCAAGATTCCGCGCATTCACTCGCAAGGTCGACCTCGTGAAACGCGCAGTCATCACCGGCATCACTGGGCAGGACGGGGCTTATCTGGCCCGCCTGCTGTTGAACAAGGGCTACAAGGTATTCGGCACGTATCGCCGCACCAGCTCGGTCAATCAATGGCGCATCCAGGAGCTGGGCATCGCCGAGCACGCCAATCTGGAGTTGGTCGAGTACGACCTCACCGACCAGGGCACCAGCATTCGCCTGATCGAGCAGGCGCAGCCGGACGAGGTGTACAACCTCGCGGCGCAGAGTTTCGTCGGCGTGTCCTTCGAGCAGCCGGCGACCACGGCGCAGATCACCGGCGTGGGCGCGCTGTTCCTGCTCGAGGCCATCCGCATGGTCAACCGCAAGACGCGCTTCTACCAGGCATCCACCTCGGAGATGTTCGGCAAGGTGCAGGCGGTGCCGCAGAACGAGCACACGCCGTTCTGGCCGCGCAGCCCTTACGGCGTGGCCAAGCTCTACGCGCACTGGATGACGGTGAACTACCGCGAGTCCTACGACATTTTCGGTGCCAGCGGCATCCTGTTCAATCACGAGTCGCCGCTGCGCGGGCGCGAGTTCGTCACGCGCAAGATCACCGACGCCGCCGCGCGCATCGTGCGCGGCCGCCAGGAAATTCTCGAGCTGGGCAACCTCGATGCGCGCCGCGACTGGGGCTACGCCGAGGAGTACGTCGAGGGCATGTGGCGCATGCTGCAGACCGATCATCCCGACACCTACGTGCTGGCCACCGGACGCACCGAATCGGTGCGCGATTTCGTCAACCTGGCCTTCGCCGCAGTGGACTTGCCGCTGCACTGGCAGGGGCAGGGCATCGACGAGGTCGGCGTGGACGCCAAGGGCCAGGTGCGCGTGCGCATCAACCCGCGCTTTTATCGTCCCGCCGAGGTCGAGCTGCTGATCGGCGATGCCGGCAAGGCGCGTACCGAGTTGGGCTGGGAAGCGCGCACCTCGCTGGAAGACCTGTGCCGCACGATGGTGCAGGCCGATTTGGCGCGCGTCGAGCATGACCGCTCGTTCTGAACCGCTGGCGCTGTTGACCGGCGCACGTGGCTTCACCGGGCGTTACCTGCGCGCGGAACTGGCGCAGGTTGGTCATCGCGTGCTCGGCGTGGTGCAGGATGGGGTCGCTGCAGCGGATGAAATCACGCTCGACCTGCGTGATCGCGACGCCACGTTGCGCGCGCTGGCGCCGCTGGCGCCGGACGTGGTCGTGCATCTGGCCGGCATCGCGCAGGTCGCGCACGGCGATGCCGCTGCGCTGTATCAGACCAACCTGATCGCCACGCGCAACCTGCTCGAAGCGCTGGCGCAGTGCGCCGCGCCGCCACGCGCGGTGCTGCTGGCCAGCAGCGGCAACGTCTACGGCAACCTCGGCGCCGAGGTGCTGGACGAGTCCATGGCGGCGCAGCCGGCCAACGACTACGCGGTGAGCAAGCTGGCCATGGAGCACATGGCGCGGCTGTGGATGCCGCGCCTGCCCATCATCATCGCGCGGCCGTTCAACTACACCGGCGTCGGCCAGAGCGAGGATTTCCTGCTGCCCAAGATCGTCGGCCACTTCCGCCGTGGCGCACGCGTGATCGAACTGGGCAACACCCACGTGGCACGCGATTTCAGCGACGTGCGCGAGGTCGCGCGCTGCTACCGCGCGCTGCTGGATGCGCCGTCCGCCATCGGCCAGACGCTCAACGTCTGTTCGGGCACGCTCGCCGCGCTGGACGAAGTGCTGGCGCTGATGCGGACCATCGGCGGTTACGCGATCGAGGTGCGCGTCAACCCCGCCTTCGTGCGCGGCCACGAAGTCGCGCGGCTGCGCGGCAGCAACGTGCGCCTGCGCGCCGTGCTGGACGATGCGCCGGGCGGCATCGCGCTGCGCGACACGCTGCGCTGGATGTACACGGCGCCCTGAGCCCGCGCATTCGCCGGTGCCGTGCGCCACCGCTTTGCCATCCCGATGGCGCGCCCCTTCTCTTGACACGTCCGCCCGGACGGCATTTCCTTCTCTTGATGTCATCCCGGACGGTCCGCAGCGCCGGGCCGGGATCCATGCGGGCGCTGCGCAAGTGCCACTGGGTCCCCGCTTTCGCGGGGATGAGTGCGCCCGTGAGGGCATCGTATCAGCGCGGTGCAAGTCCGCGTCGGGGCAAGCCACAGGCCCTGTAGTTGAAGGTAACTGCGTCGCTGAGAGGCGGGGTGGAGAGCAACCGGAAACGAACTGATGGTCCGTAGTAAAGCGAACCCGTTTCGGCGGGGTGTTGCGGCGAGCCTGCTCATTCATGGCGAAGCCTGGAACTCACCGATCACGCTGAGGTGGCTGTCAAAGCGATGATCGGGCACACCGTGTGGTTGGGGACGGAACATTGGGAAGGTGCGATGCAGTAAGCGGGGAGACCCGCGCCCGATGTGAACGGGTGAGGGAGTCAGAGCCTTCGTAGTACCGCAGGATCTTGAGTTGAGATCCGCGAAGCGCGGCTAGCAAAACCGCGTGGAGGGAAGGGGGGCAGGAAGGTGGATTCGGGAGGTTGAGAACGATGCACGCAAACTCATCGCAAGTGCCGGTAACGGCTAAGCACGATGAAGATACCCAGACTCGCGATTGGAGTTGGGTGGAAGCCTCGGTATGGACGGACCGAATGTTGGCAGCGCTGGACAACGGCGTGAAGGGAGGAAAATGGTTCAGCCTGATGGACAAGGTGATGCGTCCGGCGACGCTGCAAGCGGCGTGGGGACGGGTGGTGCGCAATTGCGGAGCGGCCGGGGTGGATCGTCAAAGTGTGGACGCGTTCGCGGCCCATGCCGAGCGCTACCTCGACGAGCTGGCGAGGGCGCTGCGCAGTGACACGTACCGGCCCCAAGCGATCAGGCGGGTCGAGATTCCCAAAGGGCGGGGCCAAACCCGTCCACTGGGGATACCGACGGTGAAGGATCGCGTGGTGCAAACGGCGGTACGGCTGGTGATTGAGCCGATCTTCGAGTCGATCTTTTGCGCACACAGCTACGGGTTTCGGCCCGGCCGCGGTGCCAAGCGTGCGCTGCGGGAGGTGGATGCACTGCTGCGGGCGGGGTATTGCCATGTGGTGGATGCCGACCTTGCCGGCTACTTTGACAGCATTCCGCACGCCGGTCTGATGGCGCGGGTGCGCGAGCAGATCGCGGATGGCCGCGTACTGCGCTTGCTGGAATCGTGGCTCAAGCAGGAAGTGATGGCGGGACTGGAACGCTGGATCCCCACGGGCGGTACGCCGCAGGGTGCGGTGATCAGTCCGCTGTTGTCCAATATCTACCTGCATGGGCTCGACGAGACGATGGCCGCAGGTGGCTATCGGATGGTGCGTTATGCCGATGACTTCGTGGTGCTGTGTCAGACCGCGGATGAGGCGCAACGTGCGCTGGCCGAGATTGGCACGTGGGTGGACGCCCACGAGCTGACCTTGCACCCGGACAAGACTCACGTCGGCGACTGCCGACAGGTAGGCCGCGGGTTCGAGTTTCTGGGCTATCGGTTCGAGGCCGGTCAACGCCGGGTACGCACGAAGAGCTGGAACGCGATGCTGGACAAAATTCGACAGCACACGCCGCGTACCAAGGGGCGTTCGCTGGCGAGCATCATCAGCCAGATCAACCCGATGCTGCGGGGCTGGTACCAGTACTTCAAGCATGCCCACCGGATCACTTTCAGCAAGCTCGACGGGTTTATCCGCCGGCGTCTGCGCTCTATCCTTCGTGCATACGACGGTCGGCGTGGGCACGGTCACACCCGCGAGGACCATCAGCGCTGGCCCAATAGCTACTTCGCTCAGCAGGGGCTTTTCACGTTAACCCAAGCCCATGCCTTGGCGTGCCGATCTCGATGAAGCAACCACCCACTGGAGAGCCGTGTGCGGGAGAACCGCACGCACGGTTCGGAGGGCGGGGAGGTGATGAGCCTTCCCGACCCCTATCGGGCAAAAAGAATCCATTTGGCGCGAACTGTTTGCTGACATCACCAGTCCGCGGCAGGCTCCTCATCCCGGACGGCCCGCAGGGCCAAGCCGGGATCCAGACAGGCGCTGCGCAAGTGCCGCTGGATCTCCGCTTTCGCGGGGATGACAGGCAAAGAACCCATCCCGCGCAAACGGTTCATCGACATCACCAGCCCGCGACAGGCGCCTCACGGGCTGGGCAGTTCGCGCTCCTGATCGGGGTGCGCCGCGCGTTCGCTGTAGGGTTGGCCGAGTTCAGCCTCCACCGCTGGCGTGCGCCAGCCGGAGCGCACGCCCCACAGGTAGAACACCAGACCGATCACGGCGACCACGAGCAGATCCCAGCCGTAGGGCAGATAACCCTTGCCGCCGAACTGCGTGCTGCCCAGCCACGACACCAGTGCCAGCGTGGGCAGGTAGGCGATCAGCCACCACGCGCCGCGCAGTTGCCGTCCGAAATCGCGCCAGCCATTCCTGGCCTGGTAATAGAAGTACACCGGCAGCGCCACCACCATCAGCAGGATGATCTCGCCGGTCAGCGGCCAGCGCGCCCAGTACAGCAGTTCGGTGGACATCACGAAAGCCACGCCGGCCAGTAGCGGCAGCGCGGCGATGCGCAGCGGCCGCGTGAGGTCGGGCGCGGTGCGGCGCAGCGTCATCGCGCTGACCGGGCCGGTGAGGTAGCTGATGATCGTCGCCACCGAGATCACCGCCGCCAGCGTGCCCCAGCCGCGGAAGAAAAACAGGAACAGGTACGACACCGCCAGATTCAGCCACATCGCCGGACGCGGCACGCCCCAGCGCGCATGCACCCGGCCCAGCGCCGCGGGCAGGGTGCCGTTGCGCTGCATGCCGACCAGCATGCGCGCCGTGGTCGCCGTATAGGTGATGCCGGTGCCGCTGGGACTGACGAACGCATCCGCGTACAGCAGCAGTGCCAGCCAGTGCAGGTTCAACAGCAGCGCCAGTTCGGCGAACGGCGAGCGCAGATCGATGCCGTGCCAGCCGGCGCGCATGAGCAGGTCGTGCGGCACGGCGCCGAGATAAGCCACCTGCAGCAGTACGTAGATCACCGCCGCGATCGCGATCGAGCCGAGCACCGCGAACGGCACGCTGCGGCCGGGATTGCGTGCCTCGCCGGCCAGGTTCACCGGGCTCTGGAATCCGTTGAAGCTGAACACGATGCCGGCCGTGGCCACCGCGGTGAGGATCGCGGCGAAGTCGAATGCATGCGTTCCGCCGTGCACGCCGACATCGAAATTGGCGCGGTGGAAACCGCTGGCGATCAGCGCCAGCGCCGTCGCCGCCGGCACGACCAACTTCACCCAGGTGATCGCGGTATTCGAGTGCGCGAACAGTTTCACGCTCCAGAAGTTGATCAGGAAAAACATCCCCACCAGCATCGCGGCGATGAGCAGGCCGCTCGTGGTCAGCTCGCCGCTGCCGCCGGGGTGGTGCACGAACAGCGCCTCGGCCCAGGCGAACGGCCACGAGGCCATGTACTGCACCGAGGCCTCGGCTTCGACCGGGATCACCGAGACGATCGCGATCCAGTTGGCCCAGGCCGCGATGAAACCCACCAGCGAGCCGTGCGAGTAATGCCCGTAGCGCACCATGCCGCCGGATTCGGGAAACATCGCGCCCAGCTCGGAATACGTCAGCGCGATGCTGGTGATGATCGCCGCGCCCAGCACCCACGCCCACACCGCGCCCGGTCCGGCCAGCCCGGCCGCGCGCCAGGCGCCGAACAGCCAGCCCGAGCCGATGATCGAGCCCAGCCCGGTGAACAGCAGGGCGATCGCGCCGAC
Proteins encoded in this window:
- a CDS encoding ABC transporter permease — its product is MAALGIATADLKASIKAWRLWSLLGWIEIRQRYARSKLGPFWLTISMGVVIGAIGLVFGALLGQNMDTYLPMLSTGMVTWTLMATIITEGCNAYINSAQYIRQVHTPRLIYLFQAMWRNFIIFLHNFVIVLLVLGIYGVKSWETLPLFLLGLIVLLLNAVWMAMVVGLFSARFRDLPQIVTAFMQMMYFVTPIMFAASALKKHEWIVTLNPFAYLIDLARQPLLGEWPTPLTWEVALGMTVVGWVFALALTGRYHKRIPYWL
- the gmd gene encoding GDP-mannose 4,6-dehydratase — protein: MKRAVITGITGQDGAYLARLLLNKGYKVFGTYRRTSSVNQWRIQELGIAEHANLELVEYDLTDQGTSIRLIEQAQPDEVYNLAAQSFVGVSFEQPATTAQITGVGALFLLEAIRMVNRKTRFYQASTSEMFGKVQAVPQNEHTPFWPRSPYGVAKLYAHWMTVNYRESYDIFGASGILFNHESPLRGREFVTRKITDAAARIVRGRQEILELGNLDARRDWGYAEEYVEGMWRMLQTDHPDTYVLATGRTESVRDFVNLAFAAVDLPLHWQGQGIDEVGVDAKGQVRVRINPRFYRPAEVELLIGDAGKARTELGWEARTSLEDLCRTMVQADLARVEHDRSF
- a CDS encoding NAD-dependent epimerase/dehydratase family protein, which encodes MTARSEPLALLTGARGFTGRYLRAELAQVGHRVLGVVQDGVAAADEITLDLRDRDATLRALAPLAPDVVVHLAGIAQVAHGDAAALYQTNLIATRNLLEALAQCAAPPRAVLLASSGNVYGNLGAEVLDESMAAQPANDYAVSKLAMEHMARLWMPRLPIIIARPFNYTGVGQSEDFLLPKIVGHFRRGARVIELGNTHVARDFSDVREVARCYRALLDAPSAIGQTLNVCSGTLAALDEVLALMRTIGGYAIEVRVNPAFVRGHEVARLRGSNVRLRAVLDDAPGGIALRDTLRWMYTAP
- the ltrA gene encoding group II intron reverse transcriptase/maturase, whose protein sequence is MLAALDNGVKGGKWFSLMDKVMRPATLQAAWGRVVRNCGAAGVDRQSVDAFAAHAERYLDELARALRSDTYRPQAIRRVEIPKGRGQTRPLGIPTVKDRVVQTAVRLVIEPIFESIFCAHSYGFRPGRGAKRALREVDALLRAGYCHVVDADLAGYFDSIPHAGLMARVREQIADGRVLRLLESWLKQEVMAGLERWIPTGGTPQGAVISPLLSNIYLHGLDETMAAGGYRMVRYADDFVVLCQTADEAQRALAEIGTWVDAHELTLHPDKTHVGDCRQVGRGFEFLGYRFEAGQRRVRTKSWNAMLDKIRQHTPRTKGRSLASIISQINPMLRGWYQYFKHAHRITFSKLDGFIRRRLRSILRAYDGRRGHGHTREDHQRWPNSYFAQQGLFTLTQAHALACRSR
- a CDS encoding APC family permease, yielding MQHPSSPRREVGAIALLFTGLGSIIGSGWLFGAWRAAGLAGPGAVWAWVLGAAIITSIALTYSELGAMFPESGGMVRYGHYSHGSLVGFIAAWANWIAIVSVIPVEAEASVQYMASWPFAWAEALFVHHPGGSGELTTSGLLIAAMLVGMFFLINFWSVKLFAHSNTAITWVKLVVPAATALALIASGFHRANFDVGVHGGTHAFDFAAILTAVATAGIVFSFNGFQSPVNLAGEARNPGRSVPFAVLGSIAIAAVIYVLLQVAYLGAVPHDLLMRAGWHGIDLRSPFAELALLLNLHWLALLLYADAFVSPSGTGITYTATTARMLVGMQRNGTLPAALGRVHARWGVPRPAMWLNLAVSYLFLFFFRGWGTLAAVISVATIISYLTGPVSAMTLRRTAPDLTRPLRIAALPLLAGVAFVMSTELLYWARWPLTGEIILLMVVALPVYFYYQARNGWRDFGRQLRGAWWLIAYLPTLALVSWLGSTQFGGKGYLPYGWDLLVVAVIGLVFYLWGVRSGWRTPAVEAELGQPYSERAAHPDQERELPSP